A single Eubalaena glacialis isolate mEubGla1 chromosome 18, mEubGla1.1.hap2.+ XY, whole genome shotgun sequence DNA region contains:
- the CPNE7 gene encoding LOW QUALITY PROTEIN: copine-7 (The sequence of the model RefSeq protein was modified relative to this genomic sequence to represent the inferred CDS: inserted 2 bases in 2 codons; substituted 4 bases at 4 genomic stop codons), producing MSQARGKPGLAQLDGPPGGHCCHLPPWLHCHHPFGDFGQLSSWSSLPALARGPTFVSLSVLSLKWKQATILGAAVLGAQGQPCAAWLLVRGAQEGDGQTWTVSLDPSGPGQGCLQVDRTEVVWSSLHPVFSKVFTLEYCFEEVXKLRFEVYDTHGPSSLSHQDDDLLGGMEYTLGQIVAQKKVTRALLLKFSRNACKSPITVIAGDISGNNGHVELSLRARKLDDKDLFSKPDPFLELYRINDDESELLAYRTEVVKNDLSPTWQPFKVSLSSLCSCEEPRPLKCLVWDYDFCGNHDFTGEFSTTFAEMQNAFREDQAQWDYVSLKYTQKKRSSKNSGVVILVDLKFYRVYSFRDYIMGGCQIHFTVAVDFTASTGDPRNSCFLHYINPFQPHEYXQALVAVGETCXDYDSNKRLSALGFXAWIPPKYEVSHDFAINFNPEDNECEGIRGVEEAYRNCLPRVQLYSPTSICPPVSTGGRYAAALQGPCGPSPLCPQQYYVLLILTDGVVTNMADTREAIMRASHLPVSIIVGMGNADFTNMQVLDGDNGVLRSPRGEPALRDILQFVPFRELKSVSPAALAKSVLAEVPRQLVEYXSHXGMPLRDLGETSPGSAPLHPPLAPVTLLPGGPASLRAPGLKEGQVPLGTPDPA from the exons ATGAGCCAGGCACGAGGAAAACCAGGCCTCGCTCAGCTGGACGGCCCACCCGGTGGACACTGCTGCCACCTGCCTCCCTGGCTGCACTGCCATCACCCCTTTGGGGACTTTGGGCAGCTGTCCTCGTGGTCTTCCCTTCCTGCCCTGGCCCGAGGGCCCACCTTTGTGTCCTTGTCTGTGCTGTCCCTGAAGT GGAAGCAGGCCACCATCCTGGGAGCAGCAGTATTGGGTGCCCAGGGCCAGCCCTGTGCAGCGTGGCTCCTGGTCAGGGGAGCCCAGGAGGGGGACGGCCAGACTTGGACAGTGTCCCTTGATCCATCTGGCCCCGGGCAG GGCTGCTTGCAGGTGGACAGAACCGAGGTGGTCTGGAGCAGCCTGCATCCGGTCTTCTCCAAGGTCTTCACACTGGAGTACTGCTTTGAGGAGGTGTAGAAGCTGCGCTTTGAGGTCTACGACACCCATGGGCCCAGCAGCCTCAGCCACCAGGATGACGACCTCCTGGGGGGCATGGAGTACACCTTGGGGCAG ATCGTGGCCCAGAAGAAGGTGACCCGAGCACTGTTGCTGAAGTTCAGCAGGAACGCTTGCAAGTCCCCTATCACG GTGATAGCCGGGGACATCTCTGGGAACAACGGCCATGTGGAGCTCTCCCTCCGTGCCAGGAAGCTGGATGACAAG GACCTCTTCAGCAAGCCGGACCCCTTCCTGGAGCTGTACCGGATCAACGATGATGAGAGCGAGCTGCTGGCGTACAGGACGGAG GTGGTGAAGAACGACCTGAGCCCCACCTGGCAGCCTTTCAAGGTGTCTCTGAGCAGCCTGTGCAGCTGTGAGGAGCCTCGGCCTCTGAAA TGCCTCGTCTGGGATTATGACTTCTGCGGGAATCACGACTTCACCGGAGAATTCTCCACCACCTTTGCGGAGATGCAGAATGCCTTCAGGGAGGACCAG GCCCAGTGGGACTATGTGAGCCTCAAGTACACGCAGAAGAAGCGCAGTTCCAAGAACTCGGGGGTGGTCATCCTGGTAGACCTGAAG TTCTACAGGGTGTACTCGTTCCGGGACTACATCATGGGCGGCTGCCAGATCCACTTCACG GTGGCCGTTGACTTCACGGCCTCCACTGGGGACCCCAGGAACAGCTGCTTCCTGCACTACATCAACCCCTTCCAGCCCCACGAGT TGCAGGCCCTGGTGGCTGTGGGCGAGACCTGCTAAGACTATGA CAGCAACAAGAGGCTCTCTGCTTTGGGGTTCTGAGCCTGGATCCCTCCCAAGTATG AGGTGTCCCACGACTTTGCCATCAATTTCAACCCTGAGGACAATGAGTGTGAA ggAATCCGGGGCGTGGAGGAGGCCTATCGGAACTGCCTGCCCAGGGTCCAGCTCTA CTCCCCCACGTCCATCTGTCCCCCCGTGTCCAC TGGGGGGAGGTACGCAGCTGCCCTGCAGGGTCCCTGTGGCCCCTCCCCCCTGTGTCCCCAGCAATACTACGTCCTGCTGATCCTGACAGACGGCGTGGTGACCAACATGGCGGACACACGTGAGGCCATCATGCGCGCCTCCCACCTGCCCGTGTCTATCATCGTGGGGATGGGCAACGCCGACTTCACCAACATGCAGGTCCTCGACGGCGACAACGGTGTCCTGCGCTCCCCACGGGGCGAGCCTGCCCTCCGTGACATCTTGCAGTTTGTGCCCTTCCGGGAGCTCAAGAGC GTGTCCCCCGCGGCGCTGGCCAAGAGTGTGCTTGCCGAGGTGCCCAGGCAGCTGGTTGAGTATTAGAGCC AAGGAATGCCTCTCAGAGACCTCGGCGAGACCAGCCCGGGCTCCGCTCC CCTACACCCACCATTGGCTCCTGTGACCCTGCTGCCTGGTGGGCCAGCCTCCCTCCGGGCCCCAGGGCTGAAGGAGGGACAGGTCCCCCTGGGCACGCCTGACCCTGCCTGA
- the RPL13 gene encoding large ribosomal subunit protein eL13 codes for MAPSRNGMILKPHFHKDWQRRVATWFNQPARKIRRRKARQAKARRIAPRPVSGPLRPVVRCPTVRYHTKVRAGRGFSLEELRVAGIHKKVARTIGISVDPRRRNKCTESLQANVQRLKEYRSKLILFPRKPSAPKKGDSSAEELKLATQLTGPVMPIRNVYKKEKARVITEDEKNFKAFASLRMARANARLFGIRAKRAKEAAEQDVEKKK; via the exons ATGGCGCCCAGCCGGAATGGCATGATCCTGAAGCCCCACTTCCACAAGGACTGGCAGCGGCGCGTGGCCACGTGGTTCAACCAGCCGGCGCGCAAGATCCGCAG ACGCAAGGCCCGGCAGGCCAAGGCGCGCCGCATCGCCCCGCGCCCCGTGTCCGGCCCGCTCCGGCCGGTGGTGAGATGCCCCACGGTCAGGTACCACACCAAGGTGCGCGCCGGCAGGGGCTTCAGCCTGGAGGAGCTGAGG GTGGCCGGCATCCACAAAAAAGTGGCCCGGACCATTGGGATCTCGGTGGACCCGAGGCGGCGGAACAAGTGCACGGAGTCCCTGCAGGCCAACGTACAGCGGCTCAAGGAGTACCGCTCCAAGCTCATCCTCTTCCCCAGGAAGCCCTCGGCCCCCAAGAAGGGAGACAGCTCT GCTGAAGAGCTCAAGTTGGCCACCCAGCTGACCGGACCAGTCATGCCCATACGGAAC GTCTACAAGAAGGAGAAAGCCAGAGTCATCACAGAGGACGAGAAGAACTTCAAGGCGTTCGCCAGTCTCCGCATGGCGCGTGCCAACGCCCGGCTCTTTGGCATCCGGGCAAAAAGGGCCAAGGAAGCTGCAGAACAGgatgttgaaaagaaaaaataa